The Desulfuromonas acetoxidans DSM 684 sequence CAACTAAAAGATGAAAACGAGAAATTACGTCGCCAGCTTCTGGCCGGAGAGGGCCTTGCCGGAATGATGGGCAAAAGCGCTGCAATGAAAACCGTCTTCAAGACCATTTTGGCGACAGCCAAACTTGATTCCACCATGTTAATTACCGGCGAAAGTGGTACCGGCAAAGAACTGGTTGCCCGGGCGTTACATGAATTAAGCACCAGAAAAAACGGACCCATGATTAACATCAACTGTGCCGCGCTTCCAGAGAACCTCCTTGAGGCAGAACTCTTCGGCTATGAAAAAGGCTCGTTTACTGGAGCAGGTCAGGCGCGTTCTGGTAAATTTGAACAAGCCGATGGTGGCACCCTCTTTCTGGATGAAATTGGCGAAATGTCCTTGTCCGCCCAAACAAAACTACTGCGGGTGTTACAAGAAAAGAAGGTGCAACGGATCGGGGGAGAAAAAGAGATCCGTATCAATGTTCGTATTGTTGCGGCCACCAACAGAGATTTGCGTGAAGAGATGGAAAAAGGCCATTTCAGAGAGGATTTGTTTTTCCGACTCAATGTCATACCGGTTCAACTACCACCGCTTCGGGAACGACGTGAAGATATTTTGCCGCTAGCCAATCTTTTTCTCGCTAAATTCTCCACCGCGATGCATAAACCCCTGAAAAAGATGCGTAAAGAAACCATCCAAGCACTTCTGCGCTATCCTTTCCCTGGCAACATCCGTGAACTTGAAAATGTTTTAGAACGCGCAGTAGCGCTTTGTCAGGATGGCGACCTCGCTCCTGAAGATTTACCGGATGAAATCACGCGGACCGCCGCCACTGTTTCACAGGGGGCAGCCCTTATGGACGAGGGACTGACAGTGACTATGCAACACCTAGAACAGCAGATCGTTAGCGACGCTATACGCCGAGCGAACGGCAGAAAAAATGAGGCGGCAAAGCTGTTAAAAATATCGCGAAAAACATTGTGGGAAAAACTGAAAAAATGGCAAGAAACGTAACGATCTCCACCCACCACGTTACGTTCTCGTAACATTC is a genomic window containing:
- a CDS encoding sigma-54 interaction domain-containing protein is translated as MDSFEMMDISVFQTILASMGEGLVFADQDDTIRFINAAAEKIRGIRAHKFLGRQLLDMHTPRARAPLSQLLIKLKKGELNHSTRTIRVKKKFFENTYYPIRNSSGVYTGTLMVSRDVTEKSQLKDENEKLRRQLLAGEGLAGMMGKSAAMKTVFKTILATAKLDSTMLITGESGTGKELVARALHELSTRKNGPMININCAALPENLLEAELFGYEKGSFTGAGQARSGKFEQADGGTLFLDEIGEMSLSAQTKLLRVLQEKKVQRIGGEKEIRINVRIVAATNRDLREEMEKGHFREDLFFRLNVIPVQLPPLRERREDILPLANLFLAKFSTAMHKPLKKMRKETIQALLRYPFPGNIRELENVLERAVALCQDGDLAPEDLPDEITRTAATVSQGAALMDEGLTVTMQHLEQQIVSDAIRRANGRKNEAAKLLKISRKTLWEKLKKWQET